From a region of the Pleuronectes platessa chromosome 22, fPlePla1.1, whole genome shotgun sequence genome:
- the strap gene encoding serine-threonine kinase receptor-associated protein, with translation MAMRQTPLTCSGHTRPVVDLAFSGIASTGYFLISACKDGKPMLRNGDTGDWIGTFLGHKGAVWGATLNTDATKAATAAADFTAKVWDAVSGDEVLTLAHKHIVKSVNFTKDSNNLLTAGNDKLLRIYDLSCPEEAPQEIAGHTSAIKKALWCNDDKQILSAADDKTVRLWDRTSMEVVKTLTFDSSVSSMEYMADGEIVVITYGKTIAFYNALSLDPIKNVEASASINSASLHPDKEFFVAAGEDFKLYKFDYSSQEELESYKGHFGPVHCVRFSPDGELYASGSEDGTLRLWQTAVGKTYGLWKCVLPEELGAENSEQLCPQVPEIKA, from the exons ATGGCGATGAGGCAGACTCCACTCACCTGCTCAGGTCACACCCGGCCTGTGGTGGACTTGGCCTTCAGTGGAATCGCTTCCACTGGCTATTTCCTCATCAGCGCCTGTAAAG ATGGAAAACCCATGTTGCGCAATGGAGACACAGGGGACTGGATCGGAACGTTTCTGGGTCACAAGGGCGCAGTCTGGGGAGCCACACTGAACACAGACGCCACCAAAGCTGCAACCGCCGCCGCTGACTTCACAGC aaagGTGTGGGACGCAGTGAGTGGAGACGAGGTCCTCACactggcacacaaacacattgtcaAGTCTGTCAACTTCACTAAG GACAGCAACAATCTGCTGACGGCGGGAAATGACAAGCTACTGCGGATTTATGATCTCAGCTGCCCTGAAGAAG CACCACAGGAGATTGCAGGTCACACGTCAGCAATAAAGAAGGCTTTGTGGTGTAATGACGACAAGCAGATCCTCTCAGCTGCTGATGACAAAACCGTTAG GCTCTGGGACAGGACTTCCATGGAGGTGGTGAAAACATTGACGTTTGACTCATCTGTGAGCAGCATGGAGTACATGGCAGATGGAGAGATCGTCGTGATTACTTACGGAAAGACAATCGCTTTCTACAATGCCCTTAG CCTGGACCCAATCAAGAATGTGGAGGCCTCAGCTTCCATTAACTCAGCCTCCCTCCACCCAGACAAGGAGTTCTTTGTTGCCGCTGGAGAAgacttcaagctctacaaattTGACTACAGCTCTCAGGAAGAACTGG AGTCCTATAAGGGTCACTTTGGTCCAGTCCACTGTGTGCGGTTCAGTCCAGATGGGGAGCTGTATGCTAGTGGCTCCGAAGACGGGACTCTTCGACTGTGGCAGACGGCGGTGGGGAAAACCTACGGCTTGTGGAAGTGTGTCCTCCCTG